The following are encoded together in the Thermococcus sibiricus MM 739 genome:
- a CDS encoding transcriptional regulator has translation MEKERLLRIVEGIFKGTGFKVARMEFRGSCFDLAASRLFLLLFVKILQNIDSLTEEQAEDLKRLAKLFEASPLIVGFRSKNEELEEGVVYERHGIHALNPQTLYNALVENELPAIFAERGGFYVKVNGKYLRELRESHGYSVGELAELLGVSRKSLQNYEKGEQAMSLEIALRLEELFDAPVAKPIDILNSKVEAKMNVEPETELEKEIFNRLETFGMRVVKIKKAPFDAISREEGLKILTGISERRTTSTLKRAQMVNEVSKIIHSDGLFILKKTKTEVVGEIPLIPKNKLDEIKDADELMEMIEELKKEIKRKIFS, from the coding sequence ATGGAAAAAGAAAGATTATTGCGGATTGTTGAAGGTATCTTCAAAGGCACTGGATTTAAAGTTGCTAGAATGGAATTTAGAGGGTCATGCTTTGATTTAGCCGCTAGTAGGCTTTTTCTGCTCTTGTTTGTGAAGATTCTTCAGAATATTGATTCTCTCACTGAAGAACAGGCGGAAGATTTAAAGAGATTGGCAAAGCTGTTCGAGGCCTCTCCCCTAATTGTAGGCTTTAGGTCAAAAAATGAGGAACTTGAGGAAGGGGTTGTATATGAAAGGCATGGTATTCATGCTTTAAACCCTCAAACACTTTATAATGCTCTTGTAGAGAATGAACTCCCAGCAATTTTCGCTGAAAGAGGAGGATTTTATGTTAAGGTTAATGGAAAATACCTACGAGAGCTTAGAGAGAGTCATGGATATAGTGTTGGAGAACTGGCCGAATTGCTGGGAGTCTCGAGAAAAAGTCTTCAAAACTATGAAAAAGGAGAGCAGGCTATGAGTCTTGAAATTGCTCTTAGGTTAGAGGAACTTTTTGATGCTCCTGTAGCGAAACCTATTGATATTCTTAACTCAAAAGTAGAAGCAAAAATGAATGTGGAACCGGAGACTGAATTGGAGAAGGAGATTTTTAATCGCTTGGAGACATTTGGAATGAGAGTTGTTAAGATTAAAAAAGCTCCGTTTGATGCAATTTCCAGAGAAGAAGGATTAAAGATTCTTACTGGTATAAGTGAGAGAAGAACAACTTCAACACTCAAAAGAGCTCAAATGGTAAATGAAGTGAGTAAGATCATTCATAGCGATGGTCTTTTTATCCTCAAAAAAACAAAAACTGAAGTGGTTGGAGAGATACCATTAATTCCAAAGAACAAGCTTGATGAAATCAAAGATGCAGATGAGTTAATGGAAATGATTGAAGAGCTTAAAAAAGAGATAAAGAGGAAGATATTCAGCTGA
- the tiaS gene encoding tRNA(Ile2) 2-agmatinylcytidine synthetase TiaS, whose translation MKLHIGIDDTDSPKGMCTTYLGALLYREISKIAEPLDLPKLIRLNPNVPYKTRGNGAVAMSFDAREEDILKIKNLVLEMVKKLSEFSHQNTNPGVVFIEGDIPEKLERFAYKAIWEHLNITDAENIAEELNAEIHKFRLGRGIIGALAAIGHPLKVFTYELLAYRTREFWGTARKVNKESVFAVDHLTYPFTYDNVDLSKGSVLITPHGKDPVLVGIRGIDKNKVIWAFENITFEEPIDFFQIYKTNQNTDDHLRFKKIAELKPLDSAIVRGKVIKKYWEKGRHVFFEISDDTGKLRVAAFEPTKGFRKYVRMLIEGDEIIAAGGVKEFNGVLTLNLEKFYPIKLTEKITYEKPKCPKCKGTMKSKGEYLKCKKCGYKMKKVLIPKRIPRDLKRKIYEVPPDARKHLSRPLVLPMAENKILDVLKLKR comes from the coding sequence GTGAAACTCCACATAGGCATCGACGATACAGACTCTCCAAAGGGCATGTGCACCACATATTTGGGAGCTTTATTATATAGAGAGATCTCCAAGATAGCGGAGCCTTTAGACCTACCAAAATTGATCAGGTTAAATCCCAATGTGCCCTATAAAACCCGTGGGAACGGGGCTGTTGCAATGAGTTTTGATGCCAGGGAGGAAGATATACTCAAAATAAAAAATCTCGTGTTGGAAATGGTAAAAAAACTTTCAGAATTTTCTCATCAAAACACTAACCCAGGTGTCGTTTTTATTGAAGGTGACATTCCTGAAAAGCTAGAAAGATTTGCATATAAGGCTATTTGGGAACATCTAAATATAACGGACGCTGAAAATATTGCAGAAGAGCTAAATGCTGAAATTCATAAATTTAGATTAGGAAGGGGGATAATAGGAGCATTAGCAGCCATCGGCCATCCACTCAAAGTTTTTACTTATGAACTCCTTGCTTATCGGACAAGAGAGTTTTGGGGAACTGCTAGAAAAGTGAATAAAGAAAGTGTCTTCGCGGTAGATCATCTTACTTATCCATTTACCTATGACAACGTTGACTTATCCAAAGGCAGTGTCTTAATAACCCCCCATGGTAAAGACCCCGTGCTGGTTGGAATTAGAGGAATAGATAAAAACAAAGTCATTTGGGCCTTTGAAAATATTACTTTTGAAGAACCCATTGACTTCTTCCAGATTTACAAAACTAACCAGAACACAGATGATCATCTAAGATTCAAAAAAATTGCGGAGTTAAAACCCTTAGATAGTGCTATAGTGAGAGGAAAAGTGATAAAAAAATACTGGGAAAAAGGACGCCATGTATTTTTTGAGATAAGTGATGACACTGGAAAGTTGAGAGTAGCAGCCTTTGAGCCTACGAAAGGATTTAGAAAGTACGTAAGAATGCTCATTGAGGGAGATGAAATAATCGCTGCTGGTGGAGTAAAAGAATTCAACGGTGTGTTAACCCTCAACCTCGAAAAGTTTTACCCTATAAAGCTAACTGAAAAAATAACATATGAAAAACCAAAATGTCCAAAATGCAAAGGAACTATGAAGAGTAAAGGGGAGTATCTAAAGTGCAAAAAGTGCGGATACAAAATGAAAAAAGTCTTAATCCCCAAAAGAATTCCACGAGACCTTAAAAGAAAGATCTATGAGGTACCTCCAGATGCTCGAAAGCATCTCTCTCGACCATTGGTCCTCCCAATGGCAGAGAACAAGATCTTAGATGTGTTAAAATTAAAAAGGTAG
- the purB gene encoding adenylosuccinate lyase, translating into MAIHPIDYRYGSEEMKRIWDEENKLQKLLDVEAALARAHAQLGNIPEESAKIISERANTNWVKVERVNEIEEEIHHDIMAVVKALSEVCGEHGKYIHLGATSNDIIDTANALLIKESLEIVLKDLKELRTILKSLAKEHKYTVCIGRTHGQHAVPTTYGMKFAIWLDETQRHIERIEEAKKRILVGQMSGAVGTMASFGEMGLKIQELVMEDLGLKSALISNQIIQRDVYAELMSILAIIASTLDKIALEIRNLQRTEILEISEPFGKKQVGSSTMPHKRNPIRSEKISGLARVIYSNVIPALLNNSLWHERDLTNSSVERVILPETFVLLDEMLKNMKKVLLGLEFFPENIKKNLYLTKNLIMAEPLMLKLTEKGMGRQEAHELVRRLAMKAFKENRDLLEVLSESKEAREYLTDDDLASLKPENYIGMAPRIVDNVIAYVEEKEKTEES; encoded by the coding sequence ATGGCCATTCACCCAATCGATTATAGGTATGGTAGTGAGGAAATGAAACGTATTTGGGATGAGGAAAATAAGCTTCAGAAACTCCTTGATGTTGAAGCTGCTTTAGCTAGGGCTCACGCACAACTAGGTAATATCCCTGAAGAAAGTGCAAAAATAATCAGTGAAAGGGCCAATACTAACTGGGTAAAAGTCGAAAGGGTCAACGAAATTGAGGAGGAAATACATCATGACATAATGGCAGTCGTTAAGGCTTTAAGTGAAGTTTGTGGAGAACATGGGAAATACATACATCTCGGGGCGACTTCCAATGACATAATAGATACTGCAAATGCCCTCTTAATTAAAGAGTCTTTGGAGATTGTCCTAAAGGATTTAAAAGAGTTGAGAACGATTTTGAAGAGTCTTGCGAAAGAACATAAGTATACCGTGTGCATAGGAAGAACTCACGGCCAGCATGCAGTTCCAACGACATATGGAATGAAATTTGCAATATGGCTTGATGAAACACAAAGACACATAGAGAGAATTGAAGAAGCAAAAAAGAGAATTTTGGTTGGACAAATGAGTGGTGCTGTGGGTACAATGGCGTCTTTTGGCGAAATGGGCTTAAAAATCCAGGAATTAGTGATGGAAGATCTTGGTCTAAAATCTGCTCTAATAAGTAATCAAATAATTCAGAGGGATGTGTATGCAGAACTTATGAGTATTTTGGCCATTATAGCATCTACTCTTGATAAAATTGCCCTTGAAATAAGGAATCTTCAGAGAACTGAAATTTTAGAGATTAGTGAGCCGTTTGGAAAAAAACAGGTAGGTTCTTCCACAATGCCTCATAAGAGGAATCCAATAAGAAGTGAGAAAATTAGTGGGCTCGCGAGAGTTATCTATTCAAATGTTATTCCAGCACTCTTGAATAATTCACTATGGCATGAGCGGGATCTTACAAATTCTTCCGTCGAAAGAGTAATACTTCCAGAAACATTTGTACTTCTAGACGAGATGCTCAAAAACATGAAAAAAGTGCTTTTGGGCCTGGAATTTTTCCCAGAGAACATAAAAAAGAACCTTTACCTTACAAAGAACTTAATAATGGCTGAACCATTGATGTTAAAGCTTACTGAGAAAGGTATGGGAAGGCAGGAGGCTCATGAACTCGTAAGGAGGCTTGCAATGAAGGCTTTTAAGGAAAATAGGGACCTATTGGAAGTGTTATCTGAAAGTAAAGAAGCAAGAGAATATTTAACAGACGATGACTTAGCATCGTTAAAGCCTGAAAACTATATTGGCATGGCTCCTCGGATAGTTGACAATGTCATAGCTTACGTAGAAGAAAAAGAGAAAACTGAAGAGTCCTAA
- the albA gene encoding DNA-binding protein Alba, whose amino-acid sequence MAEEHVVFIGKKPVMNYVLAVITQFNEGAKEVSVRARGRAISRAVDVAEIVRNRFLPEVRVKEIKIGTEELPTADGRTANTSTIEIILEKP is encoded by the coding sequence ATGGCAGAGGAACATGTTGTCTTCATAGGAAAGAAGCCTGTTATGAACTATGTTTTGGCCGTAATAACCCAATTCAACGAGGGTGCTAAGGAAGTTAGTGTCAGAGCAAGAGGTAGAGCCATCAGCAGAGCTGTTGATGTTGCAGAGATCGTCAGAAACAGATTCCTTCCAGAGGTTAGGGTTAAGGAGATAAAGATCGGCACAGAGGAACTCCCAACAGCTGACGGAAGAACTGCAAATACTTCAACAATTGAGATCATCCTTGAGAAGCCATGA
- a CDS encoding ArsR/SmtB family transcription factor encodes MEFETIDIRDEKARELAQILANDTALSILSLLQEKTLSMSEIAKELDIPISTVSYHLDKMIRVGFIEIAGKKYGKRLQEVKLYRASSKPIVLLPRRMPVKKRLLRVFEKVQIISLGIAGLLASGTYLVLEKLVSERSILGLENATRLTKESQTPLVIESVNKTVMQGPSEGSLIPYVSAILIFIVAFLILSHYLTNKNI; translated from the coding sequence GTGGAATTTGAAACTATTGATATCAGAGATGAAAAGGCCCGAGAGCTTGCCCAGATCTTAGCCAATGATACAGCTCTTTCTATATTAAGTCTTCTTCAAGAAAAAACTCTCTCAATGTCGGAAATAGCCAAAGAACTTGATATTCCGATTTCTACGGTTTCATATCACCTGGACAAAATGATTCGTGTAGGATTTATTGAAATTGCAGGAAAAAAATATGGAAAAAGATTACAAGAAGTCAAATTATACCGGGCCTCTTCAAAACCGATAGTGCTTCTTCCAAGAAGAATGCCTGTTAAAAAGCGCCTATTAAGAGTTTTTGAAAAAGTACAGATAATAAGTTTGGGCATAGCGGGATTGTTGGCATCTGGTACTTATTTAGTTTTGGAAAAACTTGTAAGTGAAAGAAGTATACTTGGATTGGAAAACGCCACAAGACTCACCAAAGAAAGTCAAACCCCCCTTGTAATTGAATCAGTGAACAAAACTGTTATGCAAGGGCCTAGTGAAGGATCTCTTATCCCCTATGTTTCTGCAATTTTGATATTTATAGTTGCATTTCTGATTCTCTCCCATTATCTCACAAACAAAAATATCTAA
- a CDS encoding CBS domain-containing protein: MMPKITVEQIVKRKAIVIKPTETVERVAKILAKNKVSSAVVMEKDEIIGIVTDRDILNKVVAKGNDPKEVKVSSIMTKTPITIEYDYDIQDAIELMMGKGVRRLLVTRLGMPMGFVTAADLLAALNTYNQEEEEESIEEAGEVYGICEVCGQYAQLHRVIREGYERWVCESCKDMLES, translated from the coding sequence ATGATGCCAAAAATAACTGTGGAGCAGATAGTTAAAAGAAAAGCAATTGTTATTAAACCAACAGAAACAGTGGAAAGAGTCGCAAAAATCCTTGCAAAAAATAAAGTTAGCAGTGCAGTTGTGATGGAGAAAGACGAGATTATAGGCATTGTTACAGACAGAGATATACTTAACAAAGTAGTTGCTAAAGGGAATGATCCCAAAGAAGTCAAAGTTAGCAGTATAATGACAAAAACCCCAATCACTATAGAATACGATTATGACATTCAAGACGCTATTGAACTAATGATGGGAAAAGGCGTTAGAAGACTTCTTGTCACAAGATTAGGAATGCCAATGGGCTTTGTTACAGCTGCGGATTTACTTGCTGCTTTAAACACATACAATCAGGAAGAAGAAGAGGAATCAATAGAGGAAGCTGGAGAAGTCTACGGAATCTGCGAAGTCTGTGGACAATACGCTCAGTTGCACAGAGTTATTCGTGAAGGTTATGAACGCTGGGTTTGCGAGAGCTGCAAAGACATGCTCGAAAGTTGA
- the psmB gene encoding archaeal proteasome endopeptidase complex subunit beta — protein MEKKTGTTTVGIKLKDGVVLAADTQASLDHMVETLNIKKILPITDRIAITTAGSVGDLQALARMLEAEAKYYQFTWGKPMTAKAMANLLSNILNESKWFPYMVQIIIGGYVEEPTLASLDPLGGLIFDNYTTTGSGSPFAIAILEDGYKEDMSIEDARELAIKAVRTAGKRDVYTGERKIQVITITKEGMKEEFVEFKE, from the coding sequence ATGGAAAAGAAAACTGGAACAACTACAGTTGGAATCAAATTAAAGGACGGAGTAGTGTTGGCTGCAGATACTCAAGCTTCTCTTGATCATATGGTGGAAACCCTTAATATAAAGAAAATCCTGCCCATAACTGATAGAATAGCTATAACAACAGCCGGTAGTGTTGGAGACTTACAAGCTTTGGCAAGGATGCTTGAGGCTGAAGCAAAATATTATCAGTTCACATGGGGGAAACCCATGACAGCTAAGGCTATGGCAAACTTACTCAGTAACATACTAAATGAAAGTAAATGGTTCCCCTACATGGTACAAATAATAATCGGAGGCTATGTCGAGGAACCAACGCTAGCAAGTCTTGATCCCTTGGGAGGCCTGATTTTTGACAACTATACCACAACTGGCTCAGGAAGTCCCTTCGCTATAGCAATCCTCGAAGACGGATATAAAGAGGATATGAGTATTGAAGATGCCCGAGAACTCGCTATAAAGGCAGTAAGGACAGCAGGTAAGAGAGACGTATACACTGGAGAAAGAAAAATTCAAGTAATCACAATAACAAAAGAGGGTATGAAAGAGGAATTCGTTGAGTTTAAAGAATGA
- a CDS encoding eCIS core domain-containing protein: MKNKRLFGILVIVFFIVAFFYHNYSYPSEDEQKVLEISLNISKEVEDIRNLHFKEKPKIEVLTREEALKKWSPSKKGYNEIKKWELIYKMTLLVSLDYNLTKTETQEIASWIAATSGDKVYIISENFFKTGKTSQRVLAHEFTHVLQKQYFDPEYPETLDGNLAVRALVEGDADLTADIYCKTHNIKIEKITSLYLTNPPLNFGYFPYVFGDRFVEYLYSIGGWDAVNNAYVNPPKTTQQVMHPELYLNKTLPKDLTFSIDGNYRIIHRDTLGEFYFYLLMLINNVPSEKAIKLTSAWNGDALILAENSTHYILVWKSSWKKKENLNSLYKLFLNKSKNLNGPKIQISMYKDELTFKSVLPKQ, translated from the coding sequence ATGAAAAATAAGCGCCTTTTCGGGATTTTGGTAATAGTTTTTTTCATTGTTGCATTCTTTTATCACAATTACTCTTATCCAAGTGAAGACGAGCAAAAAGTTCTTGAAATTTCCCTCAACATTTCCAAGGAAGTAGAAGATATTAGAAACCTCCATTTTAAAGAGAAACCAAAAATAGAAGTTCTTACCCGAGAAGAAGCCTTAAAAAAATGGAGTCCAAGTAAAAAAGGTTATAATGAGATCAAAAAATGGGAACTCATCTATAAAATGACGCTCCTGGTGTCTTTGGATTATAACCTAACAAAAACCGAAACTCAAGAGATAGCTTCTTGGATAGCTGCAACCTCAGGAGATAAAGTTTACATTATCTCAGAAAATTTCTTCAAAACGGGAAAAACCTCTCAAAGAGTCTTAGCACATGAATTCACTCATGTTCTTCAAAAACAATATTTCGATCCAGAATATCCAGAAACCCTTGATGGAAACTTAGCAGTTAGGGCCCTAGTAGAGGGGGATGCAGATTTAACTGCTGATATTTACTGTAAAACCCACAATATTAAAATAGAGAAAATAACATCCCTTTACCTAACGAACCCTCCATTAAACTTTGGATACTTCCCCTACGTGTTCGGCGACCGTTTTGTTGAATACCTCTATTCCATAGGCGGATGGGATGCCGTTAATAATGCTTACGTGAACCCTCCTAAAACAACCCAACAAGTAATGCATCCTGAGTTATATTTAAACAAAACACTCCCTAAGGATCTTACCTTCAGTATTGACGGGAACTACAGGATAATCCATAGGGACACGTTAGGAGAGTTCTACTTTTATCTTCTTATGCTCATAAACAACGTCCCCTCAGAAAAAGCCATAAAACTCACAAGTGCTTGGAATGGAGATGCTCTTATCCTAGCAGAGAACTCTACCCACTATATTCTTGTCTGGAAAAGTTCTTGGAAGAAAAAAGAGAACTTAAATTCACTCTACAAATTATTTCTCAATAAATCTAAAAACCTCAATGGCCCAAAAATCCAGATCAGCATGTACAAAGATGAGCTAACATTTAAAAGTGTGCTTCCAAAACAATAA
- a CDS encoding cyclic 2,3-diphosphoglycerate synthase, producing the protein MAEKKRKRVVILGAAGRDFHNFNTFFRNNPEYEVVAFTATQIPDIEGRIYPPELAGELYPNGIPIWSEDDLEKIIKEHDIDIVVFAYSDVSHEHVMHLASRAHSAGADFWLLGPKSTMIKSTKPVVAVTAVRTGSGKSQTSRKVAQLLQEMGYKVVAIRHPMPYGDLRKQIVQRFATYEDLDKHECTIEEREEYEPYIDRGMVVYAGVDYEKILREAEKEADIILWDGGNNDFPFYIPDLWIVVADPHRPGHELKYHPGETNFRAADVIIINKIDTANREDVQKVRESIEKINPKAIVIDGASPLYVDKPELIKGKRVLVVEDGPTLTHGGMKYGAGYVAAKKFGAREIIDPRPYAVGSIIDTYKKYNHLDVILPAMGYGAKQIKELEETINRADADLVVIGTPIDLRRVMKLNKPAVRVRYELEEIGEPKLKDILKEFVEKHVKKE; encoded by the coding sequence ATGGCCGAAAAGAAAAGGAAGAGGGTAGTCATTCTCGGAGCAGCCGGAAGAGACTTCCATAACTTCAACACCTTCTTTAGAAACAACCCTGAATATGAGGTAGTAGCATTTACTGCCACCCAAATCCCAGATATTGAGGGTAGGATTTATCCTCCAGAACTTGCCGGTGAGCTTTACCCCAATGGCATTCCAATATGGAGTGAGGACGATCTCGAGAAGATTATCAAAGAGCACGACATTGACATTGTTGTTTTCGCTTATTCTGATGTTTCACATGAGCATGTAATGCACCTAGCTTCAAGAGCACACTCAGCAGGTGCAGATTTCTGGCTTTTAGGGCCAAAAAGTACTATGATAAAGAGTACCAAACCAGTTGTGGCTGTTACCGCAGTTAGAACAGGATCCGGAAAGAGTCAAACCTCAAGAAAGGTGGCCCAACTCCTTCAAGAAATGGGCTACAAGGTGGTCGCTATCAGGCACCCCATGCCCTACGGTGACTTAAGGAAACAAATTGTCCAAAGATTTGCAACTTACGAAGATCTCGACAAGCATGAATGTACCATTGAAGAGAGAGAAGAATACGAGCCATACATAGATAGAGGAATGGTCGTTTATGCGGGTGTTGATTACGAAAAGATCCTCCGTGAAGCAGAGAAAGAAGCGGATATAATCCTTTGGGATGGAGGAAACAATGACTTCCCATTCTACATTCCCGATCTTTGGATAGTTGTGGCCGATCCACACAGACCAGGTCATGAACTCAAGTACCACCCAGGTGAAACAAACTTCAGAGCAGCTGATGTCATAATCATCAACAAAATTGACACTGCCAACAGGGAAGATGTTCAAAAAGTTAGAGAAAGCATTGAAAAAATAAACCCGAAGGCTATTGTAATTGACGGGGCTTCACCACTCTATGTTGACAAGCCCGAGCTCATTAAGGGCAAACGCGTTCTTGTTGTTGAAGATGGCCCCACACTTACCCACGGGGGTATGAAGTACGGTGCAGGTTACGTTGCAGCTAAGAAGTTTGGAGCAAGGGAAATAATTGATCCAAGGCCCTATGCTGTAGGTTCAATCATTGATACATACAAGAAGTACAACCACCTCGATGTAATTCTTCCAGCCATGGGTTATGGCGCCAAACAAATCAAAGAACTTGAAGAAACCATTAACAGAGCTGATGCTGACTTAGTTGTAATAGGAACCCCAATCGATCTCAGACGCGTTATGAAACTCAACAAACCTGCTGTCAGAGTCAGGTACGAACTTGAAGAAATTGGCGAACCAAAACTCAAAGATATTCTCAAGGAATTTGTCGAGAAGCATGTCAAAAAAGAGTGA
- a CDS encoding MFS transporter: MFNKNFWLYAVGRWISQAGWVIQDIAVPLYVLDKTGSGTIMSIFIIAELIPRLLVNPIAGVIGDRYNRKNLMVWLDIARGVLLFGVIAFNLLDIQSLLAVQVVMSIMGAFFSAGISGMFPDLVKREELAQANSPLQSGGQIIRIAGPILGGVIYAFGGLKLAILINAVSFFGSGLFEMLIEYKWESRKISSLNEVWEDMLEGFKFIKDSKSLLVLVSLAIALNTLLNPIFAVILPYLSRVILGFSSVQFGSIQTATTIGALAGNVLIAGKLKESSENLLFKALFAQLICLLLLSVIVHPLIRPVAYPALLGIFMMGGFFNILVNVPLITKLQKSVPNEVRARFFSAFETAIMATTPLGMAVVGPLLDIIEVSTLVITLVTLSLLASIYYYINFKETIMNIGAEVGEMIG, encoded by the coding sequence ATGTTCAACAAAAACTTCTGGCTCTATGCAGTTGGCAGATGGATATCTCAAGCAGGGTGGGTGATTCAAGACATAGCAGTCCCTCTCTATGTCCTAGACAAAACCGGTAGTGGAACAATAATGAGCATTTTTATAATAGCCGAACTGATTCCAAGACTTCTAGTAAACCCAATAGCTGGTGTAATTGGTGATCGTTATAATCGAAAAAATCTAATGGTATGGCTTGATATAGCGAGAGGAGTGCTTCTTTTTGGAGTTATCGCCTTTAATCTCTTAGATATCCAAAGCTTGCTTGCAGTCCAAGTTGTGATGAGTATTATGGGAGCATTTTTCTCAGCAGGGATCTCAGGAATGTTTCCCGATCTTGTAAAAAGAGAAGAACTTGCTCAGGCCAATTCCCCACTTCAGAGCGGTGGTCAAATAATAAGAATCGCCGGGCCTATATTGGGGGGAGTAATCTACGCATTTGGTGGACTTAAACTTGCAATCCTAATAAATGCGGTGAGTTTCTTTGGTTCTGGGCTCTTTGAGATGTTAATAGAGTACAAGTGGGAAAGCCGGAAAATTTCAAGTCTCAACGAAGTATGGGAGGACATGCTCGAAGGCTTTAAATTTATAAAAGATTCAAAGAGTTTACTCGTTCTTGTTAGCCTAGCAATAGCCCTAAACACTCTTCTAAACCCGATTTTTGCGGTTATCCTACCCTATCTGTCACGGGTCATTTTAGGATTTTCCTCCGTTCAATTCGGGAGTATCCAAACCGCCACCACAATTGGAGCCTTGGCAGGAAACGTCCTCATAGCGGGGAAACTCAAAGAATCCTCTGAGAATTTACTATTTAAAGCTCTTTTTGCCCAGCTTATATGCTTGCTTCTGCTCTCAGTGATTGTACATCCTCTAATTAGGCCTGTGGCTTATCCAGCACTACTCGGGATTTTTATGATGGGTGGCTTCTTCAACATTCTTGTTAATGTCCCCCTCATTACTAAGCTTCAAAAGAGTGTCCCCAACGAAGTCCGTGCCAGATTTTTCTCGGCATTCGAGACAGCCATAATGGCTACAACTCCACTTGGGATGGCAGTTGTCGGACCTCTTTTGGACATCATCGAGGTTTCAACCCTTGTGATTACCTTAGTTACTCTCAGTCTCCTTGCATCAATATACTACTACATCAACTTTAAGGAGACTATCATGAATATTGGTGCTGAAGTAGGGGAAATGATTGGGTAA
- a CDS encoding CPBP family intramembrane glutamic endopeptidase, whose product MQTSLQMALGAFGTILFVFLAHKKIEGYPSPLPKSETPTMELFETVTIWLINFVSITYIVLFGSESYPSVAIGGIRFSAHFFLALLLPFLVEVVIHKRGARELGFRTPIAWKPAAALVGFGMFFGFFAFLFEGSVSKGVDKLIIGFLSPSFKEEWFYRATLQSKLERALGQNKAWFFGGLLFGLAHIPTNFFGPLWEASGYSMAAALFRLLGQCAFGWLWGILYMKNRSIFPAVIAHYFADFLPGLV is encoded by the coding sequence ATGCAGACATCTCTTCAAATGGCACTTGGTGCCTTCGGAACAATCCTCTTTGTATTCCTTGCGCATAAAAAGATTGAAGGTTATCCTTCCCCCCTGCCAAAAAGCGAAACTCCAACAATGGAGCTTTTTGAAACTGTTACCATCTGGTTGATTAACTTTGTATCAATCACATACATCGTGCTTTTTGGCTCTGAGTCCTATCCAAGTGTAGCAATAGGTGGAATTAGATTTTCCGCACACTTCTTCCTCGCCCTTCTACTCCCCTTCCTAGTTGAGGTTGTGATCCACAAGAGAGGCGCAAGAGAGCTTGGCTTTAGAACTCCCATAGCATGGAAGCCCGCAGCTGCATTGGTAGGGTTTGGCATGTTTTTTGGCTTTTTTGCGTTCCTCTTTGAGGGTTCTGTATCTAAAGGTGTGGATAAGCTGATAATTGGATTCCTCTCTCCATCCTTCAAAGAGGAGTGGTTTTACCGTGCCACACTTCAATCAAAGCTTGAGAGAGCATTGGGGCAAAACAAAGCCTGGTTCTTTGGAGGATTGCTTTTTGGATTAGCACATATCCCGACAAACTTTTTTGGACCTTTGTGGGAAGCTTCAGGATACAGCATGGCTGCAGCTTTATTTAGGCTCCTTGGGCAGTGTGCATTTGGCTGGCTCTGGGGGATCCTCTATATGAAAAACCGCAGCATCTTCCCGGCAGTGATTGCCCATTATTTCGCCGATTTTCTCCCGGGGTTAGTGTAA
- a CDS encoding methyltransferase domain-containing protein codes for MNKEHYKSEYEGFFAEFYDILQPTVHDAPAYVKFAKEFGDPILELGCGTGRLLIPIAKKGFKITGIDSSREMLAICRSKILIKAALDVLISI; via the coding sequence GTGAATAAAGAGCATTATAAAAGTGAATACGAAGGCTTTTTCGCTGAGTTTTATGATATTTTGCAGCCTACTGTACATGATGCACCTGCATATGTCAAGTTCGCAAAAGAATTTGGGGATCCAATACTCGAACTCGGTTGCGGAACTGGCAGATTACTCATTCCAATTGCCAAGAAAGGCTTTAAAATAACAGGAATAGATTCATCAAGGGAGATGTTAGCGATTTGTCGAAGTAAAATCCTAATCAAGGCTGCTTTAGATGTTTTAATATCGATTTAG